In a single window of the Zea mays cultivar B73 chromosome 5, Zm-B73-REFERENCE-NAM-5.0, whole genome shotgun sequence genome:
- the LOC118471954 gene encoding uncharacterized protein, with protein sequence MPPPFLSKLCLQTKSPALPSALVSVGCQWRWVGGRVVVLLGCPPRRRPQPAFACRCQKSPTTRPARASATRLPPSLTRRAATRLAHAMDALSRPTVVIDNGTGYTKMGFAGNVEPCFITPTVVAVNDSFSGSA encoded by the exons ATGCCACCTCCCTTCCTCTCGAAGCTTTGTCTGCAGACGAAGTCGCCGGCTCTTCCCTCGGCGCTGGTGTCGGTGGGTTGCCAGTGGCGGTGGGTGGGTGGCCGGGTGGTGGTGTTGCTGGGATGCCCGCCGCGACGGCGACCACAGCCCGCCTTCGCGTGCCGCTGCCAAAAGTCGCCCACCACTCGCCCTGCTCGAGCCAGCGCCACCCGACTGCCGCCGTCGCTGACGAGACGAGCGGCCACACGCTTGGCGCACGCCATGGACGCCTTGTCCCGCCCTACTGTCGTCATCGACAACGGCACCGG gtacacgaagatggggTTCGCGGGGAACGTGGAGCCCTGCTTCATCACCCCCACTGTCGTCGCCGTCAACGATTCCTTCTCCGGCTCCGCCTAG